In the Arachis ipaensis cultivar K30076 chromosome B04, Araip1.1, whole genome shotgun sequence genome, CCCTGGATTTATTATTACTTTAATTAGggagttaattttttaattaattttagccaattatattatttaaattttttttattctaaattttaaactaTAAACTTTAAATCTCAAATTCTAAAGCTTATATTCTAAACTCTCTAAACCCTTCAAAAGTTGATagtaaaaaatatttacaataaaaaattaacaaatttagttaattgaaaaattattacttactggcgttcaaacagTCATTAACGTATTTGGTGGACCGCTTCTTAACTTTTTGAGTTTATTACTATAATNNNNNNNATTGATTGAAAGTACGAATTTCGACTTCTTAACATTTATACTTGGTCAATTGTACATTTTTTAATTTGTAAACTAATTgctatttaaaattttcaataaattatatattacataTAACGATGTGATTTATTTAAATACAACAATGTGCATCCAATAATTAGgaagaaaataatattttattacttCCGTCGTGAATTATAAACATTTAATAAACCTTCACAATTAAATATATCTAATGAGAAAATTGGCAATTGAAGAATTGATCTATGATTTGTGATTTTATGGATTTTTTTTACTGAGAGACTTGATTTTATGGATgtttattcaaaaaatatatgTGGAATGTATTTGAGTATAATCAATAAGGAGATCaaataagtcaccaaaaaaaaaggaGACAAATAAGAATTAAGAACATAATTTGGCTTTACTTCTCTAGAAGAGATATAAAGTATCTAGAACCGAAGTTAATCGTATATTACCATTCATTTACCTATTATAATTCTCTTACAATTAGTGGCAAAATTAATAAGAATTTATTGCGGAGCAGTTAAAACTTAGAAAGTGTCTCAACAATTTTATAGGATAGTATAAAATTGCAAAGCAAGATGTATGTTTACACTTTACAGTTTACCTTCTGTTTGAAATTTGAATACCTTGAGTCCTTGACTGAAAAAGGAAACGGTTGTACGGCCAAAAAacgattttatttattttaaagacAATGATACGTtgtctttaaataatttaaattgcaataatATACGAATAATAATTCATATTGCAACTCACAAGTCACAATATTATTTGGTGGTTGATCTATATAATAAGTTGCCATAtcagtaatatttttttaattttatttataaaataaataatgagagATCAAATTTTACTTTTTAGAGtgaaattcaaaaaatttagagGAGGTAAATTTCGGATAAAAACATGTAGTGTGTGCAATGCAGATGAAGGTATGATACGAGTCTTCACTCGAGTCTCACAGCGCACACAATTGAAATAACAAACTTCCATTCCTTCCAAAGCACGCTTCCACTTCCTTCCTTCTCCGCTTCACATTTCAACTCCACACTCTGCCCGTTATGCGTCGTCCTAACGGCTTCACCTTGCAGCTCTGCGTCGGCTGCCGCTGCTTAATCTTCCAGCTGGCGCACGCCAACGCTGCGCCGCGGAACCTCCGCGGCTTCCTTTTGGACCACCGCGTGACGTTCGCCGGGTTCTGGAACCACTCGGATCGCCGGAAACTGGAGAACTCCTGGCTCGGCCTCAGGATGCGTACGGACCCTGTGGATCTGAGGTTGTGCACGGAGACCGACGGCGGCTGTAGCCTGAAGGGCGCTTCGGTTAACACGATTGTGGAGGAGTGTCTCGGCTTTGAAGTGGAGCAGAGGAAAGAGATCGGCATCAGCGATTGGGACGAAGAGTTTCTGAGCCATGAACAGGTTGAGTATGCGACCGTTGACGCTCATTGTGCTTTCCTCATCGCTAGGGATTCCAAAGTTTGGAATTTCAGGGTAAACTGTGATTTGACTTTGACTCTGCAATTGATGATTTCTTTTTGTTTACTTGTTTATTTccatttacattttccttccctttccgtcttttttttcttttgtgcaTCAACAGGATTAGCTCGATGGATGAAGAAGCATGTGACGGAGAAGAGGTTTTCAccgatgatgatgaagatgaagatatGACTACGATAATGAATATTAATTGAATGAAATGTGTACTTAATCCTAGACACGTAACTTTGATTTGGGATTAATGTGAATAATACTATGTTTTTAACTTTTAGACTATAGAAGAGATTACCACATTGGGCCTTATTTTAACTTATTGTTGAATTATTGAATCATGCATCCAtctaaaataatagaaaaatattgAATCATGCacataaaaagataaaattaaaagatgATCATCAGACAAAGGAATAGAGAGATTTAGATACTGCATGCGATTTCCAAATTCCAACATTGTGAACACAGAAGACATATTGTACAGAGAGCAGAGATAATAACTTTTTAAGAAAGGTAAAAGATTAGAATCAGCTAGTTGGAGAAACAAACCATATGAGGAAGCCTTACTTATTTGGTAGTCTACTACTCTTTTCACTTTACATTCACTGCTACAGGaacataaatattattatcacaCTATCTATACAGAGTTGAATCACCAATCAAACTACGCTGAGATGCAAGGTATGGAGATTGGCTTCTTGGGTTTTTAGCCTCTATAAATAATAGCCATTATTGAAGGCAGAAGCAATGTAATCTGCTTCATGCTCAATCCATCATTAGCTTCCCTCTATGTTATTATTTGTGAGCTTTGTTTTTTTAGTTACTTAATAGTGAAAGTTTAGCATGCACCAATTAATTTAGTACCGAGAGATATTTAACATGCATTTGAAATTTGACATTTGATTGGAGTATTATTACTTTGTTATGactttattagatatttgaaTTAAGTTGTCACTTAATTTTGAATCTTTGTTAGTTTAACATAGATTTTTTAAGTTGAACCACACTAATTCTTTTGTTAGCATAGGAGTAGCTAGGCATTCCTACCTTAAGAATTTGACAAATATATATTGGTGCAGCATATATGTTTAGTATTTGCAGAGAGATATTTGATTCTATCTTGCAGAAAGGGATTGGTGGTGTGCCATGAATCGTTGATAGCTTTGGATGTCCAAGCTTGGCTTTgacaataatgatgatgatagaTACTTAGATAGATAGATTCACATACTAAATATCACTGTTTGTAGTATTGAAATATTATGTATATGGTATCTTACTTTGTGATCACATCATAAGGTGACAGAGTCAAAGTAACAACCCTTACTAATAATGACCTTTGCTCTCTACCATGTACATGCATGCTATTTAATACTCATTAGTTCCTGAACTTATTGCATTCCAATTGGGAACCATGCAACAATATAACTgtgatatatatataattcagaGCTTTAATGCTATATAGATGTCAACCGTCTTATGAAAGGAACTTTCTAATATGAACAGGGCTATACAAATAGCATATATTGAAATTAAGAGATACATATATAGAGAGGGTTTCATACGAAATTTTCTACAAAACCTTATCTTTGTTTATTTGTTATAAATTTCAAATCCATCACATCCTCTTCTTAATCATTGTCGAAATAAAGATCTATGGATCTTCAAACACATATATAGCCAATtacatgcattttttttttattattatagatTCAATTCGAGATGTAGGCTCAGGTATTTCAGATATTTTTCATCATTTGATATTTATGACTTGGAGAGAAAGAAAATGGTTTTCAATGATTTCAATTACAAAATTTGTTGGAGAAAAATATCATTTCACCTTGAAAATTAAACGACCTtgtgaatagaaaaataaaacatTAGAAGACATTAGAAGAATACAATCACAGTTATACAATAATTTAAGCGAAGCTAATTACATTGAAAATGAGTCTATTTGGTTTGAGttaaattaaaacagaaaacatAATTTTGTTATCTTCCAGTCTTCCGCTATTTTTGTATTCTtcgtatttttttataattttatgaaaaaaaaaaagttaaaataacaaaattttattgtgctttgattttttttttccttataaaataaaaaaaaaaactaaaaaaagaagatgaaagtgtAAATGGAAAGCCCTAACCCTTTTATATATTTTCCTTCCACTCCACACCTTCCAGTGTTGTGGTTGATATTAGATGACATCTGCTACGTTTATAATTCAAACAAAACTCCTACACTAAAAACATGCAAATCAGAAAGAAACAACAATTAGATAGATCTAATGGGAAAATTAGCAACTGCTGCAAATTATAACTAACAGCCTTGCAACTCATGTATTTAAAGATTAATTCTATGActcattaattatttaatttgtgaGCCTAAATCATGCTTCACTGGTGATTCTAGTCTTTTAGAGATTTTTTGTTAGTGCTTTATTTGCATAATTAGTTATATAAGAACCAATTTATGTTTGAATCTTTTTAAGATAattcattttatttaaattttatttgaaaaattgcTATCATGTACTAAAATTACCAAAATGGTGAAGAAAATTGTTTATcttataatatttgatatttaaattatttCGATATTTAATTTTTTGACTGAAAATAACTTCTCACATATTTATatgaattttataaaatatgtttCATTAAAATAagtcttaaatttttttcaactatataaataaaattaacgtgtaaaataacatttttaaaaCAAATACAAACACACCCATGATATATAGCCTGACTACCACACACTCCtacctaaaaactaataaaaacctCTCTGAAATGAACTGAAAATTGATCGAAACGGGTATAGATATATGTAAAGAGTTAAAACCCAGGCTAGTTCATGACATATATAGTGCAGAATATAGTGCAGAGAATGTTTAAATTGCTGACCACATCTATATTGTTGTTACAGTAGTCACTATCACAAAATGTATTATATAATTGTAGTGAAACACcaactaaaataaataataatttaatcacaATAATTTAATCACAATAATTTCAGTGCATTTTTTCTGTCTCATGCACCGTTTCAACTCAATAAGAGATGGGAGAAACTTTCAATCTTTGTCATCTTTTTTAGATTGTCCTTACCAGTCTTGACTCAAATAAGATAAATATATCTTTATTTGACTTATAATCAATTTCCTTTACTATTACTATCAAGGACTAACTACAAATCACAAATTTTTGTGAATCACACCACACTTCAAAACCTCAACCACTAAGACATATAACAAAAGGCTATATACAAATTAAACCAATCCTCACACACACATAACTCATAAAAGTTTTATTAAAATAAGCTTTCATCTGCCGTTATCCTCCTCTTAGCAATCCACGTACACTTTATGATGCAATTTTTCTCCACCTTCGTTTTGTATGACCCTCTTGCCGCTACTAGATTCTTGAGCATCTTTTACATTATTCATACTTTCCATTGAGCAAGACTNNNNNNNNNNNNNNNNNNNNNNNNNNNNNNNNNNNNNNNNNNNNNNNNNNNNNNNNNNNNNNNNNNNNNNNNNNNNNNNNNNNNNNNNNNNNNNNNNNNNNNNNNNNNNNNNNNNNNNNNNNNNNNNNNNNNNNNNNNNNNNNNATATAAAGAAaagatagatataaaataaaaaagctaattataattattaatgtCTCATTGTATTTTCACTTACAAAGAGTATATACTATTGCATagatagaaagaaaataaaacttaCAGAAAGTAAATTAACAAACCTACTATAATGCCTTTCTCTATAAGTAAAAAGAGGAAACTCAAGGACCCAGAGATCTTTCTAAGCAATCCACTTGGTTTGAAAACAACATCacatttttatactaaaaaactcaaataaaactGACAGCAATTAATGAATTAACTTGATTGTTCCCACATAAACACTAACATCACCAGAGAAAATTTCTTAAATATtcccaaaatataaaaaaataaatactatATGTTATTTATAACTTGACATTTTAGCTTTtatataaaaagtaaaaactatGTGAATACTTATttcattgtattttattttattaaaatagagGCTAAAATGTCAAATTATGTATATCAACATAGCAaactattttatttattcttctttATTTTGAGAATATCTGAGAATTACTCATTATAATTTCTTCACCTGCAGAAAGCTTGATTGATGATAATGACGACGATGAGATGCTATTCATGAGAAATTAACAATATCTTCAAGCAGCCCAGTACCAGTACTCTTGTTCCTAAACAAATCCTCGGCACCACCATTTGAAGATCCAGCACCAAAACAATCTTGACGATGATTGTTACCATCATGATGAACATTCATCAGTGATGATTGGTAATGACCATTATTAATAATAGTCATGGGAGTAAAATTATTCAAGGAAGTCTGTGGAGCACTTAACATGAAGTTCTGTAATATTATTGGTGTAATTGCTTGTTCTACATTCTGCATgtgtttattataattaaattcaTTTTCACCTGCCACGATGCGCAGCGAGCCACCGTCATTAACACCGCTACCACCACTGACAGTTCCAAGATGAACACTAGTAATAGCGTTATTAGCACGATTTTGTTCCCCTGCACCTGCAACTGCGACTGCACCTTTACATCGACAGCTACAGCTGCATCTGTCAGGTTTGGGGCCAGTGGTGCAGTTGTTGTAGAGGTGGAAGGACTTGGACGGAGTAGGGGGGATCGGTGGCAAACCATGAAGGTGTAGACCCTCATAGGTGGTTAATACATGGGTGGGATCATCTAACCACCGCTCCACTCTCTTCTTCACATTGCAACCAATTGCTGTGCAACGATAGTAGTTCCTGCAAAAGAAGAGATAAAATTATTCatgtttttatttaatattttaaatcacCATCGCAGCTTTGGCTACTGTGGTACTATGTTTATATTATCACCTTGGGTAAGGGCTGTTTCTCACGGTTTTTCGACCGTACTTGCGCCATTTATAGCCATCTTCAAGGTTGTCTGATTCACTCTCCGTCAAGAAAGCCAATTTTGGAATATTATTTTCACTCCTTCTATTTAGCCTCATGGTTGCTGCAATCGATGTCATTGTAGATGGTTTCAGTTTCAGCCTAAAGaaacagagaaaaagaaagagatattAGTGCAGAAATTCCCGTATTCTGTGTTTCTATTTCTCATTCTTCACGCACCGCATGCACCCTTTCTGTAATTGACTAATTGTCTTAGTGTTCCTGttttgttcttttttattatttgattttcttaaataaatatttgttataataataaataaaagtggTGAGAAAAttccaaataaaaattaaaccacAACTGAACAAAATAGACCAGTAAAACAAGTAAATGAGAAAATAATGANNNNNNNNNNNNNNNNNNNNNNNNNNNNNNNNNNNNNNNNNNNNNNNNNNNNNNNNNNNNNNNNNNNNNNNNNNNNNNNNNNNNNNNNNNNNNNNNNNNNNNNNNNNNNNNNNNNNNNNNNNNNNNNNNNNNNNNNNNNNNNNNNNNNNNNNNNNNNNNNNNNNNNNNNNNNNNNNNNNNNNNNNNNNNNNNNNNNNNNNNNNNNNNNNNNNNNNNNNNNNNNNNNNNNNNNNNNNNNNNNNNNNNNNNNNNNNNNNNNNNNNNNNNNNNNNNNNNNNNNNNNNNNNNNNNNNNNNNNNNNNNNNNNNNNNNNNNNNNNNNNNNNNNNNNNNNNNNNNNNNNNNNNNNNNNNNNNNNNNNNNNNNNNNNNNNNNNNNNNNNNNNNNNNNNNNNNNNNNNNNNNNNNNNNNNNNNNNNNNNNNNNNNNNNNNNNNNNNNNNNNNNNNNNNNNNNNNNNNNNNNNNNNNNNNNNNNNNNNNNNNNNNNNNNNNNNNNNNNNNNNNNNNNNNNNNNNNNNNNNNNNNNNNNNNNNNNNNNNNNNNNNNNNNNNNNNNNNNNNNNNNNNNNNNNNNNNNNNNNNNNNNNNNNNNNNNNNNNNNNNNNNNNNNNNNNNNNNNNNNNNNNNNNNNNNNNNNNNNNNNNNNNNNNNNNNNNNNNNNNNNNNNNNNNNNNNNNNNNNNNNNNNNNNNNNNNNNNNNNNNNNNNNNNNNNNNNNNNNNNNNNNNNNNNNNNNNNNNNNNNNNNNNNNNNNNNNNNNNNNNNNNNNNNNNNNNNNNNNNNNNNNNNNNNNNNNNNNNNNNNNNNNNNNNNNNNNNNNNNNNNNNNNNNNNNNNNNNNNNNNNNNNNNNNNNNNNNNNNNNNNNNNNNNNNNNNNNNNNNNNNNNNNNNNNNNNNNNNNNNNNNNNNNNNNNNNNNNNNNNNNNNNNNNNNNNNNNNNNNNNNNNNNNNNNNNNNNNNNNNNNNNNNNNNNNNNNNNNNNNNNNNNNNNNNNNNNNNNNNNNNNNNNNNNNNNNNNNNNNNNNNNNNNNNNNNNNNNNNNNNNNNNNNNNNNNNNNNNNNNNNNNNNNNNNNNNNNNNNNNNNNNNNNNNNNNNNNNNNNNNNNNNNNNNNNNNNNNNNNNNNNNNNNNNNNNNNNNNNNNNNNNNNNNNNNNNNNNNNNNNNNNNNNNNNNNNNNNNNNNNNNNNNNNNNNNNNNNNNNNNNNNNNNNNNNNNNNNNNNNNNNNNNNNNNNNNNNNNNNNNNNNNNNNNNNNNNNNNNNNNNNNNNNNNNNNNNNNNNNNNNNNNNNNNNNNNNNNNNNNNNNNNNNNNNNNNNNNNNNNNNNNNNNNNNNNNNNNNNNNNNNNNNNNNNNNNNNNNNNNNNNNNNNNNNNNNNNNNNNNNNNNNNNNNNNNNNNNNNNNNNNNNNNNNNNNNNNNNNNNNNNNNNNNNNNNNNNNNNNNNNNNNNNNNNNNNNNNNNNNNNNNNNNNNNNNNNNNNNNNNNNNNNNNNNNNNNNNNNNNNNNNNNNNNNNNNNNNNNNNNNNNNNNNNNNNNNNNNNNNNNNNNNNNNNNNNNNNNNNNNNNNNNNNNNNNNNNNNNNNNNNNNNNNNNNNNNNNNNNNNNNNNNNNNNNNNNNNNNNNNNNNNNNNNNNNNNNNNNNNNNNNNNNNNNNNNNNNNNNNNNNNNNNNNNNNNNNNNNNNNNNNNNNNNNNNNNNNNNNNNNNNNNNNNNNNNNNNNNNNNNNNNNNNNNNNNNNNNNNNNNNNNNNNNNNNNNNNNNNNNNNNNNNNNNNNNNNNNNNNNNNNNNNNNNNNNNNNNNNNNNNNNNNNNNNNNNNNNNNNNNNNNNNNNNNNNNNNNNNNNNNNNNNNNNNNNNNNNNNNNNNNNNNNNNNNNNNNNNNNNNNNNNNNNNNNNNNNNNNNNNNNNNNNNNNNNNNNNNNNNNNNNNNNNNNNNNNNNNNNNNNNNNNNNNNNNNNNNNNNNNNNNNNNNNNNNNNNNNNNNNNNNNNNNNNNNNNNNNNNNNNNNNNNNNNNNNNNNNNNNNNNNNNNNNNNNNNNNNNNNNNNNNNNNNNNNNNNNNNNNNNNNNNNNNNNNNNNNNNNNNNNNNNNNNNNNNNNNNNNNNNNNNNNNNNNNNNNNNNNNNNNNNNNNNNNNNNNNNNNNNNNNNNNNNNNNNNNNNNNNNNNNNNNNNNNNNNNNNNNNNNNNNNNNNNNNNNNNNNNNNNNNNNNNNNNNNNNNNNNNNNNNNNNNNNNNNNNNNNNNNNNNNNNNNNNNNNNNNNNNNNNNNNNNNNNNNNNNNNNNNNNNNNNNNNNNNNNNNNNNNNNNNNNNNNNNNNNNNNNNNNNNNNNNNNNNNNNNNNNNNNNNNNNNNNNNNNNNNNNNNNNNNNNNNNNNNNNNNNNNNNNNNNNNNNNNNNNNNNNNNNNNNNNNNNNNNNNNNNNNNNNNNNNNNNNNNNNNNNNNNNNNNNNNNNNNNNNNNNNNNNNNNNNNNNNNNNNNNNNNNNNNNNNNNNNNNNNNNNNNNNNNNNNNNNNNNNNNNNNNNNNNNNNNNNNNNNNNNNNNNNNNNNNNNNNNNNNNNNNNNNNNNNNNNNNNNNNNNNNNNNNNNNNNNNNNNNNNNNNNNNNNNNNNNNNNNNNNNNNNNNNNNNNNNNNNNNNNNNNNNNNNNNNNNNNNNNNNNNNNNNNNNNNNNNNNNNNNNNNNNNNNNNNNNNNNNNNNNNNNNNNNNNNNNNNNNNNNNNNNNNNNNNNNNNNNNNNNNNNNNNNNNNNNNNNNNNNNNNNNNNNNNNNNNNNNNNNNNNNNNNNNNNNNNNNNNNNNNNNNNNNNNNNNNNNNNNNNNNNNNNNNNNNNNNNNNNNNNNNNNNNNNNNNNNNNNNNNNNNNNNNNNNNNNNNNNNNNNNNNNNNNNNNNNNNNNNNNNNNNNNNNNNNNNNNNNNNNNNNNNNNNNNNNNNNNNNNNNNNNNNNNNNNNNNNNNNNNNNNNNNNNNNNNNNNNNNNNNNNNNNNNNNNNNNNNNNNNNNNNNNNNNNNNNNNNNNNNNNNNNNNNNNNNNNNNNNNNNNNNNNNNNNNNNNNNNNNNNNNNNNNNNNNNNNNNNNNNNNNNNNNNNNNNNNNNNNNNNNNNNNNNNNNNNNNNNNNNNNNNNNNNNNNNNNNNNNNNNNNNNNNNNNNNNNNNNNNNNNNNNNNNNNNNNNNNNNNNNNNNNNNNNNNNNNNNNNNNNNNNNNNNNNNNNNNNNNNNNNNNNNNNNNNNNNNNNNNNNNNNNNNNNNNNNNNNNNNNNNNNNNNNNNNNNNNNNNNNNNNNNNNNNNNNNNNNNNNNNNNNNNNNNNNNNNNNNNNNNNNNNNNNNNNNNNNNNNNNNNNNNNNNNNNNNNNNNNNNNNNNNNNNNNNNNNNNNNNNNNNNNNNNNNNNNNNNNNNNNNNNNNNNNNNNNNNNNNNNNNNNNNNNNNNNNNNNNNNNNNNNNNNNNNNNNNNNNNNNNNNNNNNNNNNNNNNNNNNNNNNNNNNNNNNNNNNNNNNNNNNNNNNNNNNNNNNNNNNNNNNNNNNNNtatattatttatattatttatttattttcagcactattactattaattttttttgtcttacCTAGTTATAGTATTAACTTTTTCATCATCAGGTTCATCGCTTCTCGGACTTGCATTTCCACCGTCACCGGCAACAGATCGTTTACCAGCAACAAAATAATGatcatttaatta is a window encoding:
- the LOC107636109 gene encoding uncharacterized protein LOC107636109, yielding MRRPNGFTLQLCVGCRCLIFQLAHANAAPRNLRGFLLDHRVTFAGFWNHSDRRKLENSWLGLRMRTDPVDLRLCTETDGGCSLKGASVNTIVEECLGFEVEQRKEIGISDWDEEFLSHEQVEYATVDAHCAFLIARDSKVWNFRD
- the LOC110270537 gene encoding probable WRKY transcription factor 4, with translation MTSIAATMRLNRRSENNIPKLAFLTESESDNLEDGYKWRKYGRKTVRNSPYPRNYYRCTAIGCNVKKRVERWLDDPTHVLTTYEGLHLHGLPPIPPTPSKSFHLYNNCTTGPKPDRCSCSCRCKGAVAVAGAGEQNRANNAITSVHLGTVSGGSGVNDGGSLRIVAGENEFNYNKHMQNVEQAITPIILQNFMLSAPQTSLNNFTPMTIINNGHYQSSLMNVHHDGNNHRQDCFGAGSSNGGAEDLFRNKSTGTGLLEDIVNFS